ATATTTGCGCAAGAGCACCACCACAAAGGCGATGGTCATAAAGAAGAATAAGAAACGGCAGGAATTATAGACTACGTCCGGCAAAGGTCCCCAAAAGGGAATCTCCACACCAAACCAGTTGCGAGGCGAACGGTCTCTAAACGTGAGGAAACCAGCTGTGGTCCAACCCACCATGGAGAACATAAACCAGCGGTAGATTTCTTTTTCCATGTTGGTGAAGTAATAGCCGCGCTTATAACAATATATGAGCGATATACCAAAGGCCTGCGCCACATAATGCCAATAAACTGTAATCAGGTAGATATAGACAAAGACTCCGACGGTACCAGGCAAACTGAGACCCAAAATAAACATGGGAATTGTTGAATAGGCTAACCATGTGCGGTGAAACTTAAATCTAGCCTGGTCCTCGGGAGAGCCCCAGATGCGCAGATAAGTAGCGCTGTTGTGAGAATCAGCAAAGAGATGCTGTGACAAAAAGCCCACAGTTATAAGCCAGTATGCCGCCGGGTTGTTGAGGTCGGTCGGCACCGTCCAGCCCAGGTACATATAGTTGACTACAAAAAATATGAGCGCGCCGCCACCACAAATAAAGAAAAAGTCGATTAGCGGAGAAATAATCCAGGGATAGGGCTTATCGCCAGAAGCACTTTTAGGTGCTTCCATCCCGCCGACTGACATGGCACTGCTGACCACTTTAAGACCCCCTTAGCATTCCTCGGACCAAATCCATTACTTATTTTACCCTCACAAAGCTGAATATAACACCTGTTTACAAACTTGACCCTACCCCAAAAATACTTCACGCTCACTTCACATCAAGCACACGCTCGCTTCACACAAATGTGGGCTAGACACGCTTGAGATAATAAGAGGCAGTGCGCTCTACTGTTTTTTGGAATGGTGTCGGCTTAAAGGCCAGATCGCTCTCGGCTTTTTTGCTATTAAAAAATATCCGCTGACAACTGAGCCAGGCCTGCTGCCTTGTCAACTTTGTGGGCAGACCAAGGGCATAAAGACTCTCCGATAAAAATCCAGTAGCAATCACAAGCCAATCAGGCAGCTCAAAAAGCGGCTTATTGCAGTGATAAATATCGGCAAAAATGCTCGCAGCATCACTAAAGCTCAAGTTAGCACTAACGAGACTGTAGCGATCACCGGCACGACCCATAGTGATGGCATTGAGATGAGCTTCGACAACATCATTAATATCGCTAAATGGTATCCCGCCTGATGGCACCGCCAGCACACCACGACTCATCGACCTAAATATGGCGTGATGATGAGCATGACTATCGCCCTCACCAAATATGATACCGGGATTGAGCATCACAACATTGAGACCTTGCTCAAAAAAGCTAGCGACAACAAGCTCGCCTTGATGTTTGGTATCGCAATAAGTCAGACCCCGACCAGAGAGGTTGTAGACAAAATCTTCATCGGCGACGCGCCCCTTAGGCTCTGGGATACCAAAAGCGGCTACTGAGCTTGTATGCACCACCCGCGCAACTTTATTTTGGAGACAAGCTTGCATTACATTTTGGACACCATCTACATTTACAGCCAGTTGCTCGGGCAGATCACTGGACCGGTAACTGACCATGCCAGCTAGATTAAAAACCACGTCAACGTCAATAGTTGCTGCCAGTATGTCGGCAAAAGATGTGATATCGCCTGGCACTGTGGTCACTGGCAAATCGCTAAAAAGCGATCGTCCGGAGCGAGTCAGACATCTCACTTGATGCCCATGTTGACAGAGGCGTGGCACCAGATGCTGACCAATAAAGCCACTGGCCCCTGTAACCAAAATCCTCAAAGCGGCCTCAGCCATAAGTCTTTAGTGCACTATCGAGACTGGTGGGCTCTTGCCCCAATAGCAAATCTATCTGGTTATTGCTTGTGACATTATCCATAGTGGCAAGCAAGGCTTGATCACGACTCAATGTGGGCACTTCCATTAAGCGCTCGGCGATTGACGCCACACCACTGGCCACAAAGGGCGGCACATTTAAGACTGGCTTATTAACGCCCTTGAGGGCACAAAGTTTTTGCACAATTGTTTTGAGAGAGACCTGCTCAGGACCACCCAACTCATTTACACCATGGACATTGCCGCGCACCAGGCAAGCAGTAATTGCTTTAGCTAAATCGACAACGTAGAGGGGCTGGACCAAACTCTCGCCCCCTCCCACAAGAGGCACAAAGGCTTTGGTGGTAATAATATCGAGATAGCGTTTAATCAGTTTGCTATCTCTGGTACCACATTGACGACCAAGTATCAAAGATGGTCGCACAATTGCCAATCCATCGCCGAGTATCTCTTGAGCCGCTTCTTCAGCCAGCGCTTTGGTTTTGAGATAGTTACTGGCACTGTTTTTGTCAGCCCCAAGAGCGGTGACCATGACTGCCCGCTTAACGCCGGCAAGCTTACACCAGCTAGCAAAACTCCGGGCATTGGCTGTATGCAGTTCGTTAAAACTCTCGCCACGCTTAGGGGCGATACTACCAATGAGATGCACAGCCAGCTCTACACCATCAAAAAAGCTACCAGTAGGCGAGGCACCACTTTGAGGCATGGTCAACTGGCCCTTACAGATAGTGGCACCCAGTCCTGCCAAAAAATCAATATCAACTTGTCTGGCTTGCGGTCTCACCAGACAAACAACAGCAAAGCCAGCTTGCCTCAAAACCTGCACCAGGTGCTGCCCGACATAGCCAGTAGCGCCATCCACAAGTACTTTGACCTGAGCCAGAGGTTTTGGGCTGGTACTATCCATGACCAGCCTTTTTTTTGTTTACGCGATTAGCAAGCTTTTTAATCAATATCACTTCGCCGACTTCATTACCCTGAGCCCGGTGTCCAATATATTGCAAAACATAACCCAATATCAAAAGAGCCAGCCCCATCTGTCTATCAACACCAGAGCCCGGCACGACCATCCGATAGAGCCCATAAAAAGCAGCTGGTACGCCAGCTATATGCAAAACTGCATTTACTGGATGCTTGTGGCGAGATAAATAGTCAACGATAAAATCCCATAAAGCACCAAGTCCCTTCATGAGGCACCATCCTTTTTGATAGCCTGAAGTGTGGTCACCATACTCTCCTTAAAAGGCTGGCGGCCATTACTAGCGTCATAAGCGAGCAATCGCTCTGCTTTTTTAACACTAAAGCCCTGATTAACTGCCACAAGTCTAAAGGCTCCAGGGCTAAACTTAGCTAGTTTAGAGCGGCCCTCCTCACTCCCAGCTAAAGGGGCAATTAGCCCTATAGTATCAAAGACCGGCTTGAGCACCCAGCGCGGCACATTCTTACTAACCCGAGGCAGATTCATACCATCGGCGATACTATCAAAAAGTTCTTTTTTAGTAACCTTTTGGCCATCGGTGATATTAAAAACCTGCCCATAAGCAGTGCTATTTAGCAAACAGGCTCTAATTGCCAGAGTCAAATTACCAACATAGACAACATTTGTCTCGCGGCTACCGCCGTCGACCAGCACAGCTTTGCCTTGAGCGATTATCTATAACTCTGGGCAACCAGCTGCGCTCACCCGGTCCATAGATAAAGCCTGGTCTGACCACAGTCCATTTGATATCATCGAGCGTTTGCCCGGTGATATAACGCTCGGCAGCCACTTTGCTATCGGCATAGGACTCACCGCACATGGTCAGCGGAGCTGATTCATCTAGATTGTACTGATCGCCTTGACCGGTTATTACAGATAAACTGCTGACATGGATAAACTGTTTTACCCCACAGGCAGTGGCAGCGACAAAACAGTTTTTGGTGCCTTCAAAATTGATAGCAAATATCTCAGAGCGGGGCGCTAGAGGATCGACAAAACCAGCAGCATGCACCACCACGTCCAAACCTTTAAAGGCATCAGCGAGCATAAGGTTGTCGCTTATATCCGCCTCAAACCACTCCAGAGATGGGTTTTGCATAGCAAGCTCACTGGCCCACTTTACCAGCGTGAGTGGTTTACGCGCCAGAGCTCTGACGCTAAAGCCAGCTTGAGAGAGGCTCTGCACTAGATCGCGCCCGACAAGTCCTGTAGCACCAGTAACTCCGATTTTGATAGCAGTTGTCTGTGTCATATCTTTTGTTTCAGCTACCAATTAGCGAGAGCCGCCCGGCAAAAACTCCCTGGCTGCTCAAAAGTGGGATTTTCACCTGAGCTTCTGGTGCCCCTTCGTGCACGCGCTGCTGTCTTAGCAAGGCATATGTACCGGGTGCAAGTAGACGCATGCATGGCATACCAAGTCGCCGACTTTCGCGCTTGTCATTGTATTCGGGATTGGCCTCCCTCAAATAACGATCAAAATATTCGAGGAATTTTTCTTGAAAGCCAGAGCGCAGATGCTGCGCCAGTGTGCTATCCACCTCGGCATAACAGAGATAGTAAGGTGGTCTATCGAGCATTACTTCGGCAGTAAAATGCCGTATCTCAGTCAAAGCCAGAGCCTGAACAGTTTTATTAAGGGTAGAGAGAATCTGTTCTTCGGTCACCTTTTCGCCGGTGACCGAGCTTACGCCGCCACCTTTGCGCACAAAACTCAATAGAGGTGTCGACTCCAGCATGCCTTCGACTAGCATCAAATCATTGATGTTATATCGATAAAGACCAGCACTGGTGGTAAAAAAGACAAAATACTTTTGACCAACAGTCAACTCGTGAGCCATTAGATAGCGGGGATTTTTGTTGTCTATTTGATCTTCGTGGACAAACTCAAAAAAGTGCGAAGTCAGTGCCAGTGGACCGGCAGCAGAACCATCAGCAATCGGTATAGTACCGCGCCCCTCAGAAGCCATATAACCAAAATCCCTGATTGGCAAATCACCATAGAGATCTGGTAGCTGTGAAAGATAAAAGCCCATCGGTCCGCCCTTCCAGCAGGACATCACACTTGCATTAGGAAAGACATGCCGTGGCAATAACTCACCATGGCTATTAAGCAAATGCTCAAGCTCACTAGCGCGGCTGACATCAGGTCTCAAATACGGCTCAAAAGCAGCCAAAACCGAGGGTGCCACATTGGCGGCATATTTGCTCGACACAGTGCCATCATGAATATCTTTGATCAAGTCCTGGACCCTGTCTCTAAGCTGGTCAGCAAGCAACAAAAAGCTAGATGGATTGCAGCCTAAAAATGCAGTGATATTTTGCACCAGAGCAGCACGTAAAAGCAGATAATACTTGGCATCGACATCTTTTACCTTACAAAGCTCATAAGGCAAAGCAAAATATTTGCGCACTATCGGTGACTGCCGTCTGTTTAGCATGCCGGACACTGCACCAAAAGGCAAACCGCCCTCGGTCAGACCTTCTTCGTCGTTACTCGTAATAATCAAAAAGCGCCCAATTGCCGCTCTGTAAAAATCTTTAACCAGGTGATAATTATGGATCTGGAAAGCATGCGTATAGTCAGCAATATGAGCGGGAGTAATTGGCACAAACTTGGGCTTATCTGTAGTACCGCTAGTAGTGGCAAACATGACAGGATTTTCGCGCGTCAGTTGATTGCTTTCACCTTGCTTGAGTCTCTCTATATATGGCTCAAAATACTCATAGTTGCTGACTGGCACATGCTTGCGAAAGTCATCT
Above is a window of Candidatus Obscuribacter sp. DNA encoding:
- a CDS encoding SDR family NAD(P)-dependent oxidoreductase; the encoded protein is MAEAALRILVTGASGFIGQHLVPRLCQHGHQVRCLTRSGRSLFSDLPVTTVPGDITSFADILAATIDVDVVFNLAGMVSYRSSDLPEQLAVNVDGVQNVMQACLQNKVARVVHTSSVAAFGIPEPKGRVADEDFVYNLSGRGLTYCDTKHQGELVVASFFEQGLNVVMLNPGIIFGEGDSHAHHHAIFRSMSRGVLAVPSGGIPFSDINDVVEAHLNAITMGRAGDRYSLVSANLSFSDAASIFADIYHCNKPLFELPDWLVIATGFLSESLYALGLPTKLTRQQAWLSCQRIFFNSKKAESDLAFKPTPFQKTVERTASYYLKRV
- a CDS encoding NAD(P)H-binding protein — encoded protein: MDSTSPKPLAQVKVLVDGATGYVGQHLVQVLRQAGFAVVCLVRPQARQVDIDFLAGLGATICKGQLTMPQSGASPTGSFFDGVELAVHLIGSIAPKRGESFNELHTANARSFASWCKLAGVKRAVMVTALGADKNSASNYLKTKALAEEAAQEILGDGLAIVRPSLILGRQCGTRDSKLIKRYLDIITTKAFVPLVGGGESLVQPLYVVDLAKAITACLVRGNVHGVNELGGPEQVSLKTIVQKLCALKGVNKPVLNVPPFVASGVASIAERLMEVPTLSRDQALLATMDNVTSNNQIDLLLGQEPTSLDSALKTYG
- a CDS encoding DUF962 domain-containing protein — its product is MKGLGALWDFIVDYLSRHKHPVNAVLHIAGVPAAFYGLYRMVVPGSGVDRQMGLALLILGYVLQYIGHRAQGNEVGEVILIKKLANRVNKKKAGHG
- a CDS encoding SDR family NAD(P)-dependent oxidoreductase is translated as MTQTTAIKIGVTGATGLVGRDLVQSLSQAGFSVRALARKPLTLVKWASELAMQNPSLEWFEADISDNLMLADAFKGLDVVVHAAGFVDPLAPRSEIFAINFEGTKNCFVAATACGVKQFIHVSSLSVITGQGDQYNLDESAPLTMCGESYADSKVAAERYITGQTLDDIKWTVVRPGFIYGPGERSWLPRVIDNRSRQSCAGRRR
- a CDS encoding GH3 auxin-responsive promoter family protein, whose translation is MSKLFKKLEIAAGQKYRQLTHVSRFYRALRDPAAAQRAKLKTIVDANRDTAFGKAHKFDLIATVDDFRKHVPVSNYEYFEPYIERLKQGESNQLTRENPVMFATTSGTTDKPKFVPITPAHIADYTHAFQIHNYHLVKDFYRAAIGRFLIITSNDEEGLTEGGLPFGAVSGMLNRRQSPIVRKYFALPYELCKVKDVDAKYYLLLRAALVQNITAFLGCNPSSFLLLADQLRDRVQDLIKDIHDGTVSSKYAANVAPSVLAAFEPYLRPDVSRASELEHLLNSHGELLPRHVFPNASVMSCWKGGPMGFYLSQLPDLYGDLPIRDFGYMASEGRGTIPIADGSAAGPLALTSHFFEFVHEDQIDNKNPRYLMAHELTVGQKYFVFFTTSAGLYRYNINDLMLVEGMLESTPLLSFVRKGGGVSSVTGEKVTEEQILSTLNKTVQALALTEIRHFTAEVMLDRPPYYLCYAEVDSTLAQHLRSGFQEKFLEYFDRYLREANPEYNDKRESRRLGMPCMRLLAPGTYALLRQQRVHEGAPEAQVKIPLLSSQGVFAGRLSLIGS